Proteins encoded in a region of the Paenibacillus pedocola genome:
- a CDS encoding glycosyltransferase, with translation MKILQVSDALAFGGAERVQIEYANTLVVLNHDVTLLVPDSVETSFKEFTDKKVQVVKYKSGISFFKRLILIKNLINLYKPNVIHTHESKMAISVQFLLKFKLTKVKHVHTQHLVESWRKNIVLSLEKILVNTTSQFICVSSEVKEYMHEKKSVPVEKITILPTIFSGEKIMKSEWREVSKPTIRDSLNLQEGIFIILCVGRLSPQKGFEDVIKIANLLKKKSENFCFIIVGEGLEREMLENGILENDLGKYVKLIGNQNDIAKYYFAADLFILTSRYEGMPVVLSEAMAAKLPVVCYEVEGVKDVISHLRTGIVVKKNNYRDMYERILEVLDNSIDYNSISEAGFKSVEKFINNQTQGKILIQTYNK, from the coding sequence TTGAAGATATTACAAGTTAGCGATGCTTTAGCTTTTGGTGGTGCAGAACGAGTTCAAATTGAATATGCGAATACTCTAGTAGTCCTAAATCATGATGTCACATTGCTTGTTCCTGATTCTGTTGAGACGTCATTCAAAGAATTTACAGATAAAAAGGTGCAAGTAGTAAAGTATAAAAGCGGAATTTCTTTTTTTAAACGATTAATTTTGATAAAGAATTTAATTAATTTATATAAGCCTAATGTAATTCATACTCATGAAAGTAAAATGGCTATATCTGTGCAATTTTTATTAAAGTTCAAACTAACTAAAGTTAAACACGTTCACACTCAACATTTAGTCGAGTCGTGGAGAAAGAACATTGTTCTTTCTCTAGAGAAGATTTTGGTTAATACTACTTCTCAGTTTATATGTGTTTCTTCAGAAGTGAAAGAATATATGCACGAAAAAAAAAGTGTTCCAGTTGAAAAGATAACAATTTTACCAACTATATTCTCTGGAGAAAAGATAATGAAATCTGAATGGCGGGAGGTGAGCAAACCTACAATTCGTGATTCTTTAAATCTACAAGAGGGCATATTCATTATTTTATGCGTAGGAAGATTGAGTCCTCAGAAAGGGTTTGAAGATGTAATCAAAATAGCCAACTTACTGAAAAAAAAATCCGAAAATTTTTGCTTTATAATTGTAGGAGAAGGTTTAGAGCGTGAAATGCTGGAAAATGGAATTCTTGAAAATGATCTAGGTAAATATGTGAAATTAATAGGAAATCAAAATGATATTGCGAAATATTATTTTGCCGCAGATCTCTTTATACTAACGTCAAGATATGAAGGAATGCCAGTAGTGCTGTCAGAGGCTATGGCTGCAAAGTTACCTGTTGTATGTTATGAGGTAGAAGGTGTAAAGGATGTAATTTCTCATTTGCGCACTGGTATTGTAGTTAAAAAAAATAACTATAGGGATATGTATGAAAGGATATTAGAGGTTTTAGATAATAGTATTGATT
- a CDS encoding O-antigen ligase family protein, with amino-acid sequence MNLLNSNDTYKNQFNFLRLSSSILLGCMPFFPLIKEWSLNLGNMLEIIFILLLFIALIRTIATNNTKFIINVVILYSAIITILVLFTLGSKDIIDSISALRLYIEPLIISLSIIILSKYSWTDAFKILKLSLLVLLTISSLAIVQFVYPKLIVNIHSPDYYSILRWKTDFIAFSNYNRSISVFNDPNVLALYLLISLPSIFLFDKIRKIGNLKKYLFVLLVIAAIILTNSRQALVILLFYFVIFLIKNFKGNMFLISFASGGILVNILYILGKNEIRERIFDWLRFRNDTVGLNGRSEDWTYFFNNIDKSIFFGNGLNTGRSISMENSYLLLVSQIGVIGLILLFILFAGFIFILTSYNYPINGYAIYPLIAFVLSCIVGDYILISVISSIAIFLVLFGYKRDEEVFN; translated from the coding sequence ATGAATCTTTTGAATTCAAACGATACCTACAAGAATCAATTTAACTTTCTTAGGTTGTCGTCAAGTATTCTCTTAGGGTGTATGCCCTTTTTTCCCTTGATTAAAGAATGGTCTCTTAATTTGGGGAATATGCTTGAAATAATATTTATTTTACTTTTATTTATAGCACTTATCAGAACAATTGCTACAAACAACACTAAGTTTATTATTAACGTAGTTATATTATATAGTGCAATCATTACTATACTAGTACTTTTTACACTAGGGTCAAAGGACATTATAGATTCAATTTCTGCATTGAGATTATATATTGAGCCTTTGATCATAAGTCTCTCAATTATTATTCTATCTAAGTATTCCTGGACAGATGCTTTTAAAATTTTAAAACTGAGTCTATTAGTATTATTGACTATTAGCTCATTAGCCATTGTACAGTTTGTATATCCTAAATTAATAGTTAATATTCATAGCCCTGATTATTATTCTATCCTTAGATGGAAAACTGATTTTATTGCCTTTTCTAATTATAATAGGTCAATCTCAGTTTTTAATGATCCCAATGTTCTTGCTCTCTATTTATTGATTTCATTACCCTCAATTTTTTTATTTGATAAAATAAGAAAAATTGGTAATTTAAAGAAGTATTTATTTGTGTTATTAGTAATTGCAGCGATTATCTTAACAAATTCCAGGCAGGCTCTAGTTATATTATTATTTTATTTTGTGATTTTTTTAATTAAAAATTTTAAGGGAAATATGTTTTTAATATCATTTGCCTCCGGAGGAATATTAGTTAATATTTTATATATCCTTGGTAAGAATGAAATTAGAGAAAGAATTTTTGATTGGTTAAGATTTAGAAATGATACTGTTGGGTTAAATGGAAGATCAGAAGATTGGACTTACTTTTTTAATAATATAGATAAGTCTATTTTCTTTGGGAATGGCTTAAATACTGGCCGAAGTATATCAATGGAAAATTCATATTTACTATTAGTTAGTCAAATAGGTGTGATTGGGTTAATATTATTGTTTATTTTATTTGCAGGATTTATTTTTATTTTGACTAGTTATAATTATCCGATTAATGGTTATGCGATATATCCTTTAATAGCATTCGTATTATCATGCATAGTAGGAGATTATATATTAATATCTGTTATTTCTTCTATAGCTATTTTCTTGGTTTTATTTGGATATAAAAGGGATGAGGAGGTTTTTAATTGA
- a CDS encoding DegT/DnrJ/EryC1/StrS family aminotransferase, whose product MTNDRIYLSPPHMSGNEMKYIQEAFESNWIAPLGTNVDKFEEEICEYVGVNHALALSSGTAGIHLALKYFGVGPGDYVFCSDLTFAGSCNPILYQYANPVFIDSEPETWNMSPIALEKAFEWAVEEKKMPKAVIIVDLYGQSADYDQLLPICKKYGVPVIEDAAEALGATYKGKKCGSFGDIGIFSFNGNKIITTSGGGMVVSNDEDAIKKMRFWATQSRENVNHYEHKEVGYNYRMSNVCAGIGRGQLEVLNSRVLKKKEIYLQYINKLKRLPIKFMPINENGDPNYWLTVMTINTGYSILPSMIVAELEKKNVESRHTWKPMNMQELYKNCSFFSHAHVSTSKWVFEQGICLPSGSTLTNEEQSQIIKVIEYLF is encoded by the coding sequence ATGACAAACGATCGAATTTATCTCTCTCCCCCACATATGAGTGGCAATGAGATGAAATATATCCAAGAAGCTTTTGAGAGTAACTGGATTGCTCCACTAGGAACTAATGTAGACAAATTTGAGGAAGAAATTTGTGAGTACGTTGGTGTTAATCATGCATTAGCTTTATCTTCCGGAACAGCCGGGATTCATTTGGCGTTAAAGTATTTTGGAGTTGGCCCAGGAGATTATGTGTTCTGCTCAGACTTGACTTTTGCAGGTAGCTGCAACCCGATTTTGTATCAATATGCCAATCCGGTGTTTATTGACTCAGAACCCGAAACTTGGAATATGTCTCCGATCGCTTTAGAAAAGGCTTTTGAATGGGCTGTAGAAGAAAAGAAAATGCCCAAGGCAGTTATTATTGTCGATCTCTATGGTCAGAGTGCAGATTATGATCAATTGCTACCGATATGTAAGAAATATGGGGTTCCAGTTATTGAAGATGCTGCGGAGGCGCTAGGTGCAACATACAAGGGGAAAAAGTGTGGTTCGTTTGGTGATATCGGTATTTTTTCTTTTAATGGAAACAAGATCATCACTACATCAGGTGGAGGAATGGTTGTCTCGAATGATGAGGATGCAATCAAGAAAATGCGCTTTTGGGCTACACAATCAAGAGAAAACGTTAATCATTATGAACATAAAGAAGTAGGTTATAATTATCGAATGTCAAATGTTTGTGCTGGTATTGGAAGAGGTCAATTAGAAGTTTTAAATTCACGTGTCTTGAAGAAGAAAGAAATATATCTGCAATACATAAATAAATTAAAAAGATTACCAATTAAATTTATGCCTATTAATGAAAATGGTGATCCAAATTATTGGCTAACAGTAATGACTATTAATACAGGATATTCAATATTACCTAGTATGATTGTTGCTGAATTGGAAAAGAAAAATGTTGAATCTAGACATACTTGGAAACCAATGAATATGCAAGAACTATATAAAAACTGTTCGTTTTTTTCTCACGCGCATGTTTCAACAAGTAAGTGGGTTTTTGAGCAAGGGATTTGTTTGCCTTCCGGTAGTACATTGACTAATGAGGAACAATCTCAAATTATCAAAGTTATTGAATATCTATTTTAG
- a CDS encoding acetyltransferase has translation MQDLVLIGAGGFGREVAWLVSNINKVQETWNIIGFIDENPSLKGSTINGYPVLGGIEWLESTDKPISVCCTIGNTILREKMITKASNSLNVSFATLIDPSVILSEWVEIGEGSIICAGTILTVNIKVGRHVIINLDCTIGHDAIINDFCTLYPSVNVSGSTIVKSNVEVGTGTQIIQGITIEEGTIVGAGAVVVKSLPANCTAVGSPAKPIKYNK, from the coding sequence ATGCAAGATCTTGTTCTTATCGGTGCAGGGGGATTTGGAAGAGAGGTTGCTTGGCTCGTAAGCAATATTAACAAAGTTCAAGAAACCTGGAATATAATTGGATTTATTGATGAAAACCCTAGTCTAAAAGGGAGTACTATCAATGGTTATCCAGTATTAGGCGGAATAGAATGGTTGGAATCAACAGATAAACCAATTTCCGTATGTTGTACAATCGGAAATACAATACTGAGAGAGAAAATGATTACGAAAGCTTCAAACTCTTTGAATGTAAGTTTTGCAACGCTCATTGATCCTTCTGTTATATTGTCCGAATGGGTAGAGATTGGTGAAGGCAGCATAATTTGTGCAGGCACAATTTTAACTGTTAATATCAAAGTTGGTCGTCATGTTATTATTAATCTTGATTGTACAATTGGTCATGATGCTATAATTAATGATTTTTGCACATTGTATCCTAGTGTAAATGTCTCTGGAAGCACCATAGTTAAATCTAATGTTGAAGTAGGAACGGGTACACAAATCATTCAAGGTATTACTATAGAAGAAGGAACAATAGTTGGAGCAGGTGCCGTGGTTGTGAAAAGTTTACCGGCGAATTGCACTGCAGTTGGTTCTCCAGCTAAACCTATTAAGTATAATAAATAA
- a CDS encoding acetyl-CoA acetyltransferase, translating to MRRVYVLGGEQSDYERNWSKEGKSLTGMFREIIEDGLLSTNISIEEIDKLNVQNKIGAFIGNFAAENYLSQGHLGAFLTEVDDVFYGLPSARYEAACASGSVAIDAAMAKIKSQEYELAIVVGIEMMKTVNSKLSGSFLGSAAYFEKEAEGIDFPFPNLFSKLADVTIEKYNLDPNRYMDNLAEISYINYSNAKRNPKSQTRNWFMNKSQSSQRKTDSNPLVGGRLAVSDCSQTTDGAAIVFLASEEYARDYCKRNNLQLSDMPYIKGYGHRVAPLTFNSKVRESINEPYLLKWTRTAVQDAYVRSGLNVEDMDLFELHDCFTSSEYASLSCLGLTQPGKEFEVIESGLISFKGSQPVNPSGGLIGGGHPVGASGVRMLLDLYKQISNNAGDYQVDGAKNAMMLNIGGSATTNYTFIVGKD from the coding sequence ATGAGAAGAGTATATGTACTCGGTGGAGAACAAAGTGACTATGAAAGAAATTGGAGTAAAGAGGGTAAGTCTCTTACGGGGATGTTTAGAGAAATAATAGAGGATGGATTGCTATCAACTAATATTTCAATTGAGGAAATAGATAAATTAAATGTTCAAAACAAAATAGGCGCCTTCATAGGAAACTTTGCAGCAGAAAACTACCTGTCGCAAGGCCATCTAGGAGCATTCTTAACTGAAGTTGATGATGTGTTCTATGGTTTACCATCTGCACGATATGAAGCAGCTTGCGCATCAGGTTCGGTTGCCATTGATGCTGCGATGGCCAAAATTAAAAGCCAGGAGTATGAATTGGCTATTGTCGTGGGTATCGAGATGATGAAGACTGTTAACAGTAAATTAAGCGGATCTTTTCTTGGAAGTGCTGCTTACTTTGAGAAGGAAGCAGAAGGGATTGACTTTCCATTTCCAAACTTGTTCAGTAAATTAGCTGATGTGACGATTGAAAAATACAATCTTGACCCAAATCGTTATATGGACAATCTTGCTGAAATCTCTTATATTAACTACTCCAATGCTAAGAGAAATCCAAAGTCACAGACGAGAAACTGGTTCATGAATAAATCACAATCCAGCCAGAGAAAGACGGACTCCAACCCATTGGTAGGAGGAAGATTGGCTGTTAGTGACTGTTCTCAAACAACAGATGGAGCCGCTATAGTGTTTCTTGCTTCTGAGGAGTATGCAAGGGACTATTGTAAGAGAAATAATCTTCAGTTAAGTGATATGCCATACATTAAGGGGTATGGCCATAGAGTTGCTCCACTCACTTTTAATTCAAAAGTTAGGGAAAGCATCAATGAACCCTATCTTTTAAAATGGACTAGAACCGCAGTTCAAGATGCGTATGTGAGATCGGGGTTAAACGTTGAGGATATGGATTTATTCGAACTCCATGATTGTTTTACATCAAGTGAATATGCGTCTTTATCATGTTTGGGACTAACTCAACCAGGAAAAGAATTTGAAGTTATAGAATCAGGGCTAATATCGTTCAAAGGTTCACAACCTGTGAATCCGAGCGGTGGACTTATTGGTGGCGGTCATCCTGTTGGTGCCTCGGGGGTAAGAATGTTGTTAGACTTATATAAACAAATTTCTAATAACGCAGGAGACTACCAAGTTGATGGTGCCAAGAATGCAATGATGCTAAATATTGGCGGTTCAGCAACAACAAACTATACCTTTATCGTAGGTAAGGATTAG
- a CDS encoding 3-hydroxyacyl-CoA dehydrogenase family protein, whose translation MLNIKIVTVIGANGAMGAAVAGIFASFGNVKVNMVSRTLNKSMDGIEKAVKSVRADSIRSNLVARTYEDLAVCIHESDWVFESVAEDYEIKDEINSVIARYRKPGTIVSTGTSGLSIEKLKNVFDEEAKSLYFVTHFFNPPYSLPLCELIPNESADQETIESLKIYLEQVLIRKVVVLKDAPAFLANRIGFQFMNEALQFAELYEDRGGIDYIDAILGPFTGRGMAPLVTVDFIGLDVYKAITDNLYHSISDLYSNSFMLPQFVDNLINEGKLGRKCGQGLYKLDRDSTGKKHLFVYDIKSQTYRPKIKYSFYFVEKMVAAIKESKYEEAIKILLDNDSEEAKICSYFLIKYVVYSVYVTNEIAYGIHDADTVMAYGFNWVPPLALLELFGGKEAIIEFMKTDNRLIPFIPSFNTSEIFPSKLNYRRYLRAKF comes from the coding sequence ATGCTAAACATCAAAATAGTGACAGTTATAGGGGCTAATGGTGCTATGGGAGCAGCTGTAGCTGGTATTTTTGCTTCTTTTGGAAATGTTAAAGTAAATATGGTAAGCAGAACACTTAATAAGTCTATGGACGGAATTGAAAAAGCGGTTAAATCTGTTAGGGCGGACTCCATCAGGAGTAATTTGGTTGCTCGTACATATGAAGACTTAGCGGTATGTATCCATGAGTCTGATTGGGTATTTGAATCAGTAGCAGAAGATTATGAGATTAAAGATGAAATTAATAGTGTTATTGCTAGATATAGAAAGCCGGGGACGATTGTTAGTACCGGTACATCAGGGCTTTCGATAGAAAAATTAAAAAATGTGTTTGATGAAGAGGCTAAATCTTTGTATTTTGTCACTCACTTTTTCAATCCTCCGTATAGTCTGCCATTATGTGAATTAATACCTAATGAGTCTGCCGATCAGGAAACTATCGAATCACTTAAAATTTATTTAGAGCAAGTTTTAATCAGAAAAGTAGTTGTACTAAAGGATGCCCCAGCCTTTCTAGCAAATCGTATAGGATTTCAATTTATGAATGAAGCACTTCAATTTGCGGAACTCTATGAAGATAGAGGTGGCATTGATTATATCGATGCTATTTTAGGCCCTTTTACAGGAAGAGGAATGGCTCCATTAGTGACAGTTGATTTTATAGGTCTTGATGTTTATAAAGCAATTACAGATAATCTCTATCATAGTATTTCGGATTTATATAGTAACTCATTTATGTTACCTCAATTTGTAGATAATCTTATTAACGAGGGTAAGCTGGGAAGAAAATGTGGCCAGGGATTATATAAACTAGATAGAGACAGTACTGGTAAAAAGCATTTATTCGTTTACGATATTAAATCGCAGACTTATCGACCTAAAATTAAATATTCATTCTATTTCGTTGAGAAAATGGTTGCTGCAATAAAAGAGTCTAAGTACGAGGAGGCTATTAAAATACTCCTTGATAATGACTCCGAAGAAGCGAAAATATGTAGTTACTTCTTGATAAAATATGTTGTCTATTCTGTATATGTTACGAATGAAATCGCTTATGGTATCCATGATGCAGATACGGTAATGGCTTATGGATTCAATTGGGTTCCGCCACTAGCATTACTTGAGTTATTTGGTGGTAAAGAAGCAATAATTGAATTTATGAAAACAGACAACAGGCTGATCCCGTTCATACCATCATTCAATACATCGGAAATTTTTCCTTCAAAGTTAAATTACAGAAGATATTTAAGAGCGAAATTCTAG
- a CDS encoding sugar transferase — protein sequence MKPYLIVKRILDCFFACILLILTFPIMMIAVIAIKLSSRGPILFRQRRPGKHANIFTVLKFRTMSLERDTEGNLLPDIERMTRVGSFLRKGSIDELPQLINVIKGDMSFIGPRPLLVEYLDYYSKEELRRHDVTPGISGWAQVNGRNAISWDEKFELDLWYVDHISLLLDLKIVIKTLLNVIRKTNINNSEVVTMSSLSSLRKHNL from the coding sequence ATGAAGCCGTATTTAATTGTTAAACGAATACTTGATTGTTTCTTTGCATGTATATTACTTATACTTACATTTCCTATTATGATGATAGCGGTAATAGCAATAAAACTAAGTTCTAGAGGTCCTATTCTATTTCGTCAAAGACGCCCTGGGAAGCACGCTAATATTTTTACGGTGCTTAAGTTTAGAACTATGTCATTAGAAAGAGATACGGAAGGGAATTTACTGCCCGATATTGAGAGAATGACACGCGTTGGATCTTTTTTGAGAAAAGGTAGTATAGATGAGTTGCCCCAGCTAATAAATGTTATTAAGGGTGATATGAGTTTTATTGGTCCAAGACCGCTCCTTGTTGAATATTTAGATTACTATTCTAAAGAAGAACTCCGGAGACATGATGTAACTCCGGGGATTTCGGGATGGGCCCAAGTAAATGGGCGGAATGCAATATCGTGGGATGAAAAGTTTGAATTAGATCTTTGGTATGTAGATCATATAAGTTTATTGCTAGATTTAAAAATAGTTATAAAAACACTTCTAAACGTTATTCGCAAAACAAACATAAATAATTCAGAGGTCGTTACTATGTCTTCTTTATCTTCTTTAAGAAAACATAACTTGTAA
- a CDS encoding stalk domain-containing protein translates to MSKVKIPAAALLLLLSIGSAPLTASAPLSASAASVAVTTAPTINTNSNSIKVRNMNVKMIFDGVSMVPPSGQLAFIHNNTTYVPVRFMSYALQKSVTWDAKNLRVTVGEPNSSELVVIKEYIMNAANTNATFSASKTITLTSVKASFVFDGVVKSLPANQTSYILNGTLYVPLRFLSESVGNEINWNQKAKVITAVSKVYQEQLNEGNTAGNTAGNAGQETPSKTGSSNSNTEKDSYESITSATEAKLNALKSQSQSALFSTAMEYLAAQDDASKQSIIAKGKQQLSSFTASFNSIVADAEQQLKANGYSTDIISQYRSAFESEIQNGLQAVAGMAD, encoded by the coding sequence ATGAGTAAAGTCAAGATTCCTGCAGCAGCTCTCCTGCTCCTCTTATCTATCGGGTCTGCTCCATTAACGGCTTCGGCTCCTCTATCTGCATCAGCTGCGTCAGTAGCTGTTACCACAGCACCAACAATTAACACTAACTCTAACTCGATTAAGGTTCGAAATATGAATGTCAAAATGATCTTTGATGGTGTAAGTATGGTGCCGCCTTCCGGTCAACTGGCATTTATTCATAACAATACGACTTATGTACCCGTAAGATTTATGTCTTATGCACTGCAAAAAAGCGTAACCTGGGATGCTAAGAATCTCAGGGTCACCGTAGGTGAACCAAATAGTTCTGAACTGGTTGTAATCAAAGAATACATTATGAATGCAGCGAATACTAACGCGACCTTCTCTGCTTCTAAAACTATAACCTTAACTTCGGTGAAGGCAAGCTTTGTATTTGATGGCGTTGTCAAAAGTCTGCCTGCAAATCAAACCAGTTATATATTAAATGGAACATTATATGTACCGCTTCGCTTCCTTTCAGAGTCGGTAGGGAACGAAATTAACTGGAACCAGAAGGCTAAAGTTATTACTGCTGTGTCCAAAGTCTATCAAGAACAATTGAATGAAGGAAATACTGCGGGGAATACAGCTGGTAATGCGGGACAAGAAACACCCTCAAAAACGGGGAGTTCAAATAGTAACACAGAGAAAGACTCCTATGAATCGATTACTAGCGCAACAGAGGCAAAACTTAATGCTTTGAAATCACAAAGTCAGTCAGCATTATTCAGTACGGCTATGGAGTATCTTGCTGCTCAAGATGATGCGTCTAAACAGAGTATTATTGCTAAAGGAAAACAGCAACTTTCTTCTTTTACTGCCAGTTTTAATAGTATAGTAGCAGATGCTGAACAACAACTAAAGGCTAATGGCTATAGCACAGATATTATATCCCAATATAGAAGTGCATTTGAGTCGGAAATTCAGAATGGACTACAAGCAGTGGCAGGTATGGCGGATTAA
- a CDS encoding polysaccharide biosynthesis protein, which translates to MTAKSRVFVLFFVDLAIIWFSIATSYWFRFYDGIPHDYVVQMLQFGIISTIVLGGSLIYFGLYRRMWQYASIGEIVSILKAIVIGAVISYVIALLLLPARVPFGVEVRSMETILVLVGGVRFLWRVFRNDRVTNKETETHALIVGAGDCGMLIAKEMMGPSFAGTRMIGFIDDDHNKYHMSILGLPVLGNRYDLPRLVKEKDIHEIIIAMPSVSRTEISEIINLAKTTGAKLKIIPAFNDLIAGKISVKKLRDVSVEDLLGREPIIADLNGILGYVHNKTVMVTGAGGSIGSELCRQVSPFAPEKLLLLGHGENSIYTIEMELRKKFPDLEIVTVIADVQDRNRMMDVFRTFRPHVVFHAAAHKHVPLMERNPSEAIKNNVFGTRNVADCADRYGVERFVMISSDKAVNPTSVMGATKRIAEMYVQSLNTTSHTKFSAVRFGNVLGSRGSVIPAFKQQIAAGGPVTVTHPEMVRYFMTIPEAVQLVIQSGSFAKGGEVFVLDMGEPVKILTLAEDLITLSGYEPYRDIDITFSGIREGEKLYEELLTDEENLGSTQHDRIFIGKPNVISQNQLELEFKRLERVLTEEPSAIREVINQIVPMQPVAQAAIS; encoded by the coding sequence ATGACAGCAAAATCTAGAGTGTTCGTGTTGTTCTTCGTTGATCTGGCCATCATTTGGTTCAGCATTGCTACCTCGTATTGGTTCCGGTTCTATGACGGTATCCCTCATGATTATGTAGTCCAGATGCTGCAGTTTGGCATCATCTCGACGATTGTCCTAGGGGGAAGCTTAATCTACTTCGGTCTTTACCGGCGGATGTGGCAATATGCCAGTATTGGAGAAATTGTCTCCATCCTTAAGGCGATTGTCATTGGTGCTGTCATCTCCTATGTAATTGCACTATTGCTTCTTCCGGCGCGTGTACCATTTGGAGTGGAAGTCCGCTCGATGGAAACAATTCTAGTCTTGGTTGGGGGAGTGCGGTTCTTATGGAGAGTGTTTCGTAATGATCGGGTAACCAATAAAGAAACCGAAACCCATGCACTGATTGTTGGAGCAGGGGATTGCGGCATGCTGATTGCGAAAGAAATGATGGGGCCTTCCTTTGCTGGTACGAGAATGATAGGTTTCATAGATGATGATCACAACAAATATCACATGTCAATCTTAGGTTTGCCAGTGCTAGGGAATCGGTATGACCTGCCAAGGCTTGTTAAAGAAAAAGATATTCATGAGATCATTATTGCGATGCCATCTGTATCGAGAACCGAGATCTCAGAGATTATCAATTTAGCCAAAACTACGGGTGCTAAGCTTAAAATTATTCCCGCATTTAATGATCTGATTGCCGGGAAAATCTCTGTGAAGAAGCTTCGTGATGTTAGCGTGGAAGATTTACTCGGACGTGAGCCGATTATAGCAGATTTAAATGGCATTCTTGGCTATGTTCATAATAAGACAGTTATGGTAACAGGTGCTGGCGGATCTATTGGCTCGGAGTTATGCCGGCAGGTGTCCCCCTTTGCTCCAGAGAAGCTTCTATTGTTGGGTCATGGTGAAAATAGTATCTACACCATTGAAATGGAGCTGCGTAAGAAGTTTCCTGATCTTGAGATCGTTACGGTAATAGCTGATGTACAAGACCGCAACCGAATGATGGATGTATTCCGCACGTTCAGACCGCATGTTGTCTTTCATGCGGCAGCGCATAAACACGTTCCTCTGATGGAGCGCAATCCATCGGAAGCGATTAAGAATAATGTCTTCGGAACAAGAAACGTTGCCGATTGTGCTGATCGTTATGGAGTAGAACGTTTTGTCATGATTTCATCAGATAAGGCGGTCAACCCTACTAGCGTAATGGGAGCAACCAAGCGGATTGCAGAAATGTACGTACAGAGTCTGAATACTACAAGCCACACTAAGTTTTCTGCTGTAAGATTCGGAAATGTCTTAGGCAGCCGGGGCAGCGTAATACCGGCCTTCAAACAGCAAATTGCAGCTGGTGGACCTGTGACCGTTACCCATCCGGAGATGGTACGGTATTTCATGACAATTCCTGAAGCTGTGCAGTTAGTTATCCAATCCGGTTCTTTCGCCAAAGGCGGGGAGGTCTTTGTACTGGATATGGGTGAACCGGTGAAGATACTAACATTGGCTGAAGACCTGATAACCTTGTCTGGATATGAGCCTTATAGGGATATCGATATTACATTCTCAGGTATCCGCGAAGGTGAGAAGCTCTATGAAGAGCTCTTAACAGATGAAGAGAATCTAGGATCGACTCAACATGATCGTATATTTATAGGTAAACCAAATGTAATCAGTCAGAATCAGCTAGAGCTGGAATTTAAGCGGCTGGAACGTGTATTAACCGAGGAGCCAAGTGCGATCCGCGAAGTGATTAATCAGATTGTTCCCATGCAGCCTGTTGCTCAAGCCGCTATTAGCTAA
- a CDS encoding CpsD/CapB family tyrosine-protein kinase, translated as MSQQPNKQRHLITVTNPRSPVSEAFRALRTNIDFSSIDEQIQVIMVTSSGPEEGKSTVTANLAAAYAQADKKVLLIDGDLRKPTAHKTFSLSNRYGLSSLLSQQADLNEVIQESGVPNLYLMTSGPIPPNPAEMMASNRMSTVLQELRQQFDVIMFDTPPLLAVTDAQIVASKSDGVIMVVSYGKVKRDIAVKAKANLDRVGAKMLGVVLNNVKRKASEGYYYYYYGN; from the coding sequence ATGTCACAGCAGCCAAATAAACAACGCCATCTGATTACCGTGACGAATCCGCGTTCGCCTGTATCGGAAGCATTCCGGGCTTTGCGGACCAATATTGACTTTTCTTCGATTGATGAACAGATTCAGGTCATTATGGTGACTTCCTCCGGACCTGAGGAAGGGAAATCCACGGTAACTGCGAACCTTGCGGCCGCCTATGCACAAGCTGATAAGAAAGTGCTTTTGATTGATGGAGACTTGCGGAAGCCTACAGCGCATAAAACCTTTTCTTTAAGCAACCGTTACGGGTTATCTTCTTTGTTGTCACAGCAGGCGGATTTGAATGAGGTTATACAGGAATCTGGAGTTCCTAACCTCTACCTTATGACTTCTGGTCCGATTCCTCCGAATCCGGCGGAGATGATGGCTTCTAACCGGATGAGTACGGTCCTGCAGGAGCTTCGTCAGCAGTTTGATGTGATTATGTTCGATACCCCGCCGCTCTTAGCAGTTACGGATGCACAGATTGTGGCTTCCAAAAGTGATGGTGTGATTATGGTAGTCAGCTATGGCAAGGTGAAACGTGATATTGCTGTTAAGGCTAAGGCCAATCTTGATCGTGTAGGGGCGAAGATGCTGGGGGTAGTGCTTAATAACGTCAAGCGCAAAGCTAGCGAAGGCTACTATTATTACTACTACGGAAATTGA